From one Gracilibacillus salinarum genomic stretch:
- a CDS encoding efflux RND transporter permease subunit encodes MKGLINFVLKNKLAVWLLTIIVVASGLYSGTKMKMESIPDVSIPYLIVMGVYPGATAEQVMDEISIPMEKNIEGLDDVKAVYSNSSANVSQVQVEYDYGVDMDEKKRELEAALDNVNMPEDAEEPSIMALNMNMMPVVALSISSTDEDIVALSSRVEDSILPKIENLEGVGSATITGQHVEEVQFTYDQEKMQQLGLTEDTVKQMVQANDMAVSLGLQEYEDGEEALAVDGDIKTVEALKELVIPVQIGSQPFTTLGDIATIETVGKVQSISRTNGEDAIAIQITKGQQANTVDVVNAVKDLAADEEEAIDDLAIDVTLDQGEPIEESVFTMLEKALFGGLFAVLIILLFLRNFKSTIISIISIPVSILMAMLLLNWMDITLNIMTLGAITVAIGRVIDDSIVVVENIYRRMYLESEKLRGRALIREATIEMFKPILSSTLVTIAVFAPLMLVGGMVGELFQPFALTMAFALGASLIVAITIVPALSHFLFRKNLYADKQVMEHKEVGKLANWYKGVLSKVLNHKVITSVVAVLILVGSVAITPLIGFSFLGSEEEKVMYLTYTPAAGELDEDKIEHVEEVEQELMKRDDVDILQVSINDSSSASADMSSMMMGGSNGALMYVIFDDEMENFAEVKTDIEDYVTNIDQPGEWQSQNFSTGGMSSNEVSYTLYSEDLDELNEAVNQVTGALSDVEDLTDVESDMENPYVKNVLNVDQQDVLQYGLTTAQIVGALSASGSEEVLTTVESDGEEIDVIVQREAKTDAASMEELLETPIPTAQGSTMELGELVSVEEGTAYNTLARSEGEYYATVSGTVTTDDVSSATSAADEKLDELELPNSVRADVAGVAADMQETFTQLGVAMLAAILIVYFILVVTFGEGLAPFAILFSLPFTVIGSFVGLWIAGETISVSVMMGMLMLIGIVVTNAIVLVDRIIHLERDGMSIREAIVDAGATRLRPILMTAIATIGALLPMVFGAGGSAFISKGLAITVIGGLTSSTILTLVIVPIVYEVLSKMMKKDRKNIEEN; translated from the coding sequence TTGAAAGGTTTAATAAACTTTGTCCTGAAAAATAAACTTGCAGTATGGTTGCTGACAATCATTGTAGTAGCTTCTGGTTTATATTCAGGAACGAAAATGAAAATGGAAAGTATTCCAGATGTGTCGATACCATACTTAATCGTAATGGGTGTTTATCCAGGTGCTACAGCAGAGCAGGTAATGGATGAAATCTCGATACCAATGGAAAAAAATATCGAAGGTTTAGACGATGTTAAGGCGGTTTATTCCAATTCATCAGCCAATGTTTCACAAGTACAGGTGGAATATGATTATGGCGTTGACATGGATGAGAAGAAACGTGAATTAGAAGCGGCGTTGGACAATGTAAACATGCCGGAGGACGCAGAAGAACCGTCTATTATGGCACTCAATATGAACATGATGCCAGTTGTGGCGTTATCGATCAGCAGTACAGATGAAGATATTGTCGCATTGTCGTCCAGAGTAGAAGATTCGATTTTACCGAAGATAGAGAATTTAGAAGGGGTAGGATCTGCAACTATTACGGGACAGCATGTGGAAGAAGTGCAATTCACTTATGACCAGGAGAAAATGCAACAGCTTGGTCTGACAGAAGATACAGTAAAACAAATGGTACAGGCTAATGATATGGCTGTATCGCTAGGTTTACAGGAATATGAAGATGGTGAAGAAGCGTTAGCGGTTGATGGTGATATTAAAACGGTTGAAGCATTAAAAGAATTAGTGATTCCTGTTCAGATCGGGTCACAGCCTTTCACTACACTAGGTGATATTGCAACGATTGAAACGGTTGGTAAGGTACAATCGATTTCCCGTACTAACGGTGAAGATGCGATCGCGATCCAGATTACCAAAGGACAGCAAGCGAACACGGTAGATGTCGTGAACGCTGTGAAGGATTTAGCGGCAGATGAAGAAGAGGCGATTGATGACCTTGCAATTGATGTCACCCTGGATCAAGGAGAACCGATCGAAGAATCTGTGTTTACCATGCTTGAAAAAGCGTTATTCGGTGGACTATTCGCTGTATTGATTATCCTGTTGTTCCTACGTAACTTTAAATCTACTATTATATCCATTATATCGATTCCGGTTTCGATCTTAATGGCGATGCTATTATTAAACTGGATGGATATTACATTAAATATTATGACGTTAGGTGCGATTACGGTAGCGATCGGACGTGTTATTGATGATTCGATTGTTGTCGTGGAGAATATCTACCGGAGAATGTATTTAGAAAGTGAAAAATTACGAGGAAGAGCGTTAATTCGTGAAGCAACGATTGAGATGTTCAAGCCAATCCTGTCTTCTACCTTAGTAACAATCGCAGTATTTGCACCACTAATGCTAGTCGGTGGTATGGTTGGTGAGTTGTTCCAGCCGTTTGCCTTAACGATGGCCTTCGCATTAGGTGCGTCATTAATTGTTGCGATTACGATTGTACCAGCTTTGTCCCATTTCTTATTCCGTAAGAACTTATATGCGGATAAACAAGTAATGGAACATAAAGAGGTTGGTAAGCTAGCAAACTGGTACAAAGGTGTGCTGTCGAAAGTGTTGAATCATAAAGTGATTACGTCGGTTGTTGCCGTATTAATCCTTGTTGGATCAGTTGCGATCACACCATTGATTGGATTCAGTTTCTTAGGTTCAGAAGAAGAAAAAGTGATGTATTTAACCTATACGCCAGCTGCTGGTGAACTTGATGAGGATAAAATTGAACATGTTGAAGAAGTCGAACAAGAGTTAATGAAACGTGATGATGTGGATATTCTTCAAGTTTCCATTAATGATAGTTCAAGTGCCAGTGCTGACATGTCATCGATGATGATGGGTGGAAGCAACGGTGCGTTAATGTATGTTATTTTTGATGATGAAATGGAAAATTTCGCAGAAGTCAAAACAGATATAGAAGATTATGTCACGAACATTGATCAGCCTGGTGAATGGCAATCACAGAACTTCTCTACAGGTGGTATGTCAAGTAATGAAGTAAGTTACACCCTGTACAGTGAAGACCTGGATGAGCTGAACGAAGCTGTTAATCAGGTAACAGGTGCGTTAAGTGATGTAGAAGACTTAACAGATGTAGAATCAGATATGGAAAATCCATACGTAAAAAATGTCTTGAACGTGGATCAGCAGGATGTGCTGCAATATGGTCTGACTACCGCACAAATTGTCGGGGCATTATCTGCTTCAGGATCTGAAGAAGTGTTGACAACAGTAGAAAGTGATGGAGAAGAAATCGATGTTATCGTCCAACGTGAAGCAAAAACAGATGCTGCATCGATGGAAGAGTTGCTGGAAACACCAATTCCAACGGCACAAGGCTCAACGATGGAGCTTGGTGAATTGGTATCAGTGGAAGAAGGTACAGCTTATAACACATTAGCGCGTAGTGAAGGAGAATATTACGCTACCGTTTCTGGTACAGTGACGACAGATGATGTCTCATCTGCTACATCTGCTGCAGATGAAAAATTGGATGAACTCGAATTGCCTAACAGTGTCCGTGCTGATGTTGCTGGTGTAGCAGCAGATATGCAAGAAACCTTTACACAGCTTGGTGTAGCGATGCTGGCTGCGATTCTGATTGTATACTTCATTCTCGTTGTGACATTCGGAGAAGGTCTTGCACCATTTGCAATCCTGTTCTCCTTACCATTCACGGTAATTGGCTCATTCGTCGGTCTTTGGATCGCGGGAGAAACAATTTCTGTTTCCGTCATGATGGGTATGTTAATGCTGATTGGTATTGTGGTCACAAACGCTATCGTACTTGTGGATCGAATCATCCATTTAGAGCGTGATGGTATGTCGATTCGTGAAGCGATTGTCGATGCAGGAGCAACCCGTTTACGCCCGATCTTAATGACAGCAATTGCGACAATTGGAGCGCTCCTGCCAATGGTATTCGGTGCCGGAGGATCAGCCTTCATTTCAAAAGGATTAGCTATAACAGTAATCGGCGGTTTAACATCATCGACCATCTTAACATTGGTTATTGTGCCAATTGTCTATGAAGTGCTATCGAAAATGATGAAAAAAGATCGTAAAAATATCGAAGAAAACTAA